A window of Pseudodesulfovibrio hydrargyri contains these coding sequences:
- a CDS encoding sensor histidine kinase, which translates to MASLIEKIRPQFWDTESDAGAGKSLFNYRRIWRFAIFLLALVALVPLMVMALIDYNVTRHSLESENLLRTSRTTSNTRRTVAYFLEERTKALEFLVQDQGVGALRDNRNLAKVLASLQQSFGGFVDIGVIDAQGRQIAYIGPYDLLGRDYSGQEGFATTMAHGTYISRVFLGFRDEPHLVISRKVHDSGSGGDFILRATLDTDQFNSILTQLDLPGGGDAFVVDRDGIIQTPSKEHGSLLTRVDLAIPGYSDTTRVEQVRGGDGLEYTVGYAYIHDTPFIVLVVKRTHELMKPLQTIRMELLWILITSIIVILLVIVGVATYLVNKVYIADQTRARTLHRMEHTNRMASIGRLAAGVAHEINNPLAIINEKAGLIRDLFVYRQEYANDERLLGNIDSIINSVSRCGKITKRLLSFARHIDVEMDEIEFKDLANEVIDFLRKEAEYRSITIDMDIPEKLPPFISDRGKLQQIFLNLVNNAFQAMNDGGHLSITARDTACDQLVFTVEDDGCGIPEADIKRIFDPFFSTKKKTGGTGLGLSITYGLVQELGGSMTVESKVGVGTTFTIIMPLKGDKTEDRTGKA; encoded by the coding sequence ATGGCATCGTTGATCGAGAAGATACGGCCCCAGTTCTGGGACACCGAGAGCGACGCGGGAGCGGGCAAGAGCCTGTTCAACTACCGCCGCATCTGGCGCTTCGCCATCTTTCTGCTGGCGCTGGTGGCGCTGGTCCCGCTGATGGTCATGGCCCTCATCGACTACAACGTCACCCGGCATTCCCTGGAATCCGAAAACCTCCTGCGCACCTCCAGGACCACCTCGAACACCCGGCGGACCGTGGCCTACTTCCTGGAGGAGCGGACCAAGGCCCTGGAGTTCCTGGTCCAGGACCAGGGCGTCGGCGCCCTGCGCGACAACCGGAACCTGGCCAAGGTGCTGGCCTCCCTGCAGCAGAGCTTCGGCGGGTTCGTGGACATCGGCGTGATCGACGCCCAGGGGCGGCAAATCGCCTACATCGGTCCCTACGATCTGCTCGGCCGCGACTACAGCGGCCAGGAGGGATTCGCCACGACCATGGCCCACGGCACCTACATCAGCCGGGTCTTTCTCGGTTTTCGCGACGAGCCGCACCTGGTGATCTCGCGCAAGGTGCACGACAGCGGGTCCGGCGGGGACTTCATCCTCCGGGCCACTCTGGACACGGACCAGTTCAACTCCATCCTGACCCAGCTCGACCTGCCCGGCGGCGGCGACGCCTTCGTGGTCGACCGCGACGGGATCATCCAGACCCCGTCCAAGGAGCACGGCTCGCTGCTGACCAGGGTGGACCTGGCCATCCCCGGGTACTCGGACACCACCCGCGTGGAGCAGGTCCGGGGCGGCGACGGCCTGGAATACACCGTGGGCTACGCCTACATCCACGACACCCCGTTCATCGTGCTCGTGGTCAAGCGCACCCATGAGCTGATGAAGCCGCTGCAGACCATACGCATGGAGCTGCTCTGGATTCTGATCACCAGCATCATCGTCATCCTGCTGGTCATCGTGGGCGTGGCCACCTACCTGGTCAACAAGGTCTACATAGCGGACCAGACCCGGGCGAGGACCCTGCACCGCATGGAGCACACCAACCGCATGGCCTCCATCGGACGGCTGGCCGCGGGCGTTGCCCACGAGATCAACAACCCCCTGGCCATCATCAACGAGAAGGCCGGGCTGATCCGCGACCTGTTCGTCTACAGGCAGGAGTACGCCAACGACGAGCGGCTGCTGGGGAACATCGACTCCATCATCAACTCGGTGTCCCGCTGCGGCAAGATCACCAAGCGGCTGTTGAGCTTCGCACGGCACATCGACGTGGAAATGGACGAAATCGAATTCAAGGACCTGGCCAACGAGGTCATCGACTTCCTGCGCAAGGAGGCCGAGTACCGGTCCATCACCATCGACATGGACATCCCGGAGAAGCTGCCCCCGTTCATTTCGGACAGGGGCAAGCTGCAGCAGATATTCCTCAACCTGGTGAACAACGCCTTCCAGGCCATGAACGACGGGGGGCACCTGTCCATCACGGCCCGGGACACGGCCTGCGACCAGCTGGTCTTCACCGTGGAGGACGACGGCTGCGGCATCCCGGAAGCGGACATCAAGCGTATCTTCGACCCGTTCTTCTCGACCAAGAAGAAGACCGGCGGCACCGGCCTGGGGCTGTCCATCACCTACGGCCTGGTCCAGGAGCTGGGCGGGTCCATGACCGTGGAGAGCAAGGTGGGCGTGGGCACGACCTTCACCATCATCATGCCCCTCAAGGGGGACAAGACCGAAGACAGGACGGGCAAGGCATAA
- a CDS encoding proline dehydrogenase family protein, translating to MSATPTSLDPRIIARGREFFSSISGESPSVFNKGWWTGKVMDWAMKNEDFKVQMFRFVDVLPYLSTSESLSRHIEEYFAGEDSNIPDVLKWGATKTKFGGGLVAKVLHKTIRSNIESMARQFIIGQEAREAVKGIKKLRKDGFAFVLDLLGEATVSEEESAAYRDGYLEVLDAIHKELDKWTPLDGGEGDLDWGNAPKVNVAVKPSAFYSQSKPVDPEGTVDGMVHSIEPVYRKVMEMGGFMCIDMEQLKYKEATVELYKRLRLKYPDYPHLGIVFQAYLKTVDEDVRLLIDWAREVNLPISIRLVKGAYWDYETVLAKQNDWPVPVWTHKPESDMAHERVARYILENHDICHFACASHNIRTISAVMENAAELNVPEDRYEFQVLYGMAEPVRKGLKNVAKRVRLYCPYGDLLPGMAYLVRRLLENTANESFLKQTFADEADMDRLLENPQETLRRQLENACRTEPAERDGLPRFRNFPPSDFTVPAEREAFPASIARLRAAMGQQVPLYINGQDVVTDDTLDSYNPANPAEVIGSVCQAGVAEVDAAVEAAREAYLSWRDVLPEERAGILLKAAAHLKANIHDMAALQVLEVGKQWDQAQADVGEAIDFLEYYAREMIRLGKPRRMGRAPGEMSHLFYQGKGVAAVIAPWNFPMAISVGMVSAAIVCGNPVVYKPAGASSCVGRAIVDMWKAAGLPNGVFNYCPGRGSVMGDHLVDHPDVAVIAFTGSMEVGLRIQERAAVVQPGQQQCKRVIAEMGGKNATIIDDDADLDEAVLGVLYSAFGFQGQKCSACSRVIVLDAIYDRFVGRLTRAAKSIRLGPSENPANYMGPVVDKGAQENVLRYVRIAEEEGRVLVKRNVSDDLKATGGCYVPLTIVENITKEHRIAQEEVFGPVLAVMRAKDMDEALDIANSTRFALTGAVYSRSPHNLERASREFRVGNLYLNKHSVGALERHAFGGFKMSGVGSKSGGPDYLLQFMDPRIVCENTMRRGFAPIEEDDDWLS from the coding sequence ATGTCCGCTACACCGACCTCCCTGGACCCGAGAATCATCGCTCGGGGCAGGGAGTTTTTTTCGTCCATTTCCGGCGAATCTCCTTCGGTTTTCAACAAAGGCTGGTGGACCGGAAAGGTCATGGATTGGGCCATGAAAAACGAGGATTTCAAGGTCCAGATGTTCCGATTCGTTGACGTTCTTCCGTACCTGAGCACCTCGGAATCCCTTTCCCGCCATATCGAAGAATATTTTGCCGGCGAGGATTCCAACATCCCGGACGTGCTCAAGTGGGGGGCCACCAAGACCAAGTTCGGCGGCGGCCTGGTGGCCAAGGTCCTGCACAAGACCATCCGCTCCAACATCGAGTCCATGGCCCGCCAGTTCATCATCGGCCAGGAGGCCAGGGAGGCGGTCAAGGGCATCAAGAAGCTGCGCAAGGACGGATTCGCCTTTGTCCTCGACCTGCTCGGCGAGGCCACCGTGTCCGAAGAGGAGTCCGCCGCCTACCGCGACGGCTACCTGGAGGTCCTGGACGCCATACATAAGGAATTGGACAAATGGACGCCGCTGGACGGCGGTGAGGGCGACCTGGACTGGGGCAACGCCCCCAAGGTCAACGTGGCGGTCAAGCCCTCGGCCTTCTACTCGCAGTCCAAGCCCGTGGATCCGGAAGGCACCGTGGACGGCATGGTCCACAGCATCGAGCCGGTCTACAGGAAGGTTATGGAGATGGGCGGATTCATGTGCATCGACATGGAGCAGCTCAAATACAAGGAGGCCACGGTGGAGCTGTACAAGCGGCTGCGCCTCAAGTACCCGGACTACCCGCACCTGGGCATCGTCTTCCAGGCCTATCTCAAGACCGTGGACGAGGACGTCCGCCTGCTCATCGACTGGGCGCGCGAGGTGAACCTTCCCATTTCCATCCGGCTGGTCAAAGGCGCCTACTGGGACTACGAGACCGTGCTGGCCAAGCAGAACGACTGGCCCGTGCCCGTCTGGACCCACAAGCCCGAGTCCGACATGGCCCATGAGCGCGTCGCCCGCTACATCCTCGAAAACCACGACATCTGCCATTTCGCCTGTGCCTCGCACAACATCCGGACCATCTCGGCGGTCATGGAGAACGCGGCCGAGCTGAACGTGCCCGAGGACCGCTACGAGTTCCAGGTCCTCTACGGCATGGCCGAGCCCGTGCGCAAGGGCCTCAAAAACGTGGCCAAGCGCGTGCGCCTCTACTGCCCCTACGGCGACCTGCTGCCCGGGATGGCCTACCTGGTCCGCCGCCTGCTCGAGAACACGGCCAACGAGTCCTTCCTCAAGCAGACCTTCGCCGACGAGGCGGACATGGACCGGCTCCTGGAAAATCCCCAGGAGACCCTGCGCCGCCAGCTGGAGAACGCGTGCAGGACCGAGCCCGCGGAACGGGACGGGCTGCCCCGGTTCAGGAACTTCCCGCCCTCGGACTTCACCGTCCCGGCCGAACGCGAGGCATTCCCCGCGTCCATCGCCAGGCTGCGCGCCGCCATGGGCCAACAGGTCCCGCTTTACATCAACGGCCAGGACGTGGTCACCGACGACACCCTGGATTCCTACAACCCGGCCAACCCGGCCGAGGTCATCGGCTCCGTGTGCCAGGCGGGCGTGGCCGAGGTGGACGCCGCCGTGGAGGCCGCCCGCGAGGCGTATCTCTCCTGGCGCGACGTCCTCCCCGAGGAGCGGGCAGGTATCCTGCTCAAGGCCGCCGCGCATCTCAAGGCCAACATCCACGACATGGCCGCCCTGCAGGTCCTGGAAGTGGGCAAACAGTGGGATCAGGCCCAGGCCGACGTGGGCGAGGCCATCGACTTTCTCGAATACTACGCCCGCGAGATGATCCGCCTGGGCAAGCCCCGCCGCATGGGCCGGGCCCCGGGCGAGATGAGCCATCTCTTCTACCAGGGCAAGGGCGTGGCCGCGGTTATCGCCCCCTGGAACTTCCCCATGGCCATCTCCGTGGGTATGGTCTCCGCGGCCATCGTCTGCGGCAACCCCGTGGTCTACAAGCCCGCCGGGGCCTCCTCCTGCGTGGGCCGCGCCATCGTCGATATGTGGAAGGCTGCCGGGCTGCCCAACGGCGTGTTCAACTATTGCCCCGGACGCGGCTCGGTCATGGGCGACCACCTGGTGGACCACCCCGACGTGGCCGTCATCGCCTTCACCGGCTCCATGGAAGTGGGCCTGCGCATCCAGGAGCGCGCGGCCGTTGTCCAGCCCGGCCAGCAGCAGTGCAAGCGGGTCATCGCCGAGATGGGCGGCAAGAACGCGACCATCATCGACGATGACGCCGACCTCGACGAGGCCGTGCTCGGCGTGCTCTATTCCGCCTTTGGCTTCCAGGGCCAGAAGTGCTCGGCCTGCTCGCGGGTCATCGTCCTGGACGCCATCTACGACCGCTTCGTCGGCCGTCTGACCCGGGCCGCCAAGTCCATCAGGCTCGGCCCGTCCGAGAACCCGGCCAACTACATGGGCCCGGTGGTGGACAAGGGAGCCCAGGAAAACGTCCTGCGCTACGTCAGGATCGCCGAGGAGGAGGGCAGGGTGCTGGTCAAGCGCAACGTGTCCGACGACCTCAAGGCCACCGGGGGCTGCTACGTGCCCCTGACCATCGTGGAGAACATTACCAAGGAACACCGCATCGCCCAGGAAGAGGTCTTCGGGCCCGTGCTCGCGGTCATGCGCGCCAAGGACATGGACGAGGCCCTGGACATCGCCAACTCCACCCGGTTCGCCCTGACCGGAGCCGTCTACTCCCGTAGCCCCCACAACCTGGAGCGGGCCTCTCGGGAGTTCCGCGTGGGCAACCTGTACCTGAACAAGCACTCCGTGGGCGCCCTCGAACGCCACGCCTTCGGCGGATTCAAGATGTCCGGCGTGGGCTCCAAGTCCGGCGGCCCGGACTACCTGCTTCAGTTCATGGACCCGCGCATCGTCTGCGAAAACACCATGCGCCGAGGCTTCGCCCCCATCGAGGAGGACGACGACTGGCTGAGCTAG
- a CDS encoding GNAT family N-acetyltransferase: MKGLTIRHADMDDLPACHTIEANCFPPAEAAWASSLRNRIELYPEGFLVAEWEGRVVAQVNSGATDKDDITDEEFKQLIGHDPEGRHMVIFSLSVHPDFQKRGIAGKLLANFIEHAGDMGKSDIKLLCKEELLPFYAHFGFTDDGLSSSTHGGAAWHAMSLRLQD; the protein is encoded by the coding sequence ATGAAAGGCCTGACCATACGCCACGCGGACATGGACGACCTGCCCGCCTGCCACACCATTGAGGCCAATTGTTTTCCGCCCGCCGAGGCGGCCTGGGCGAGCAGCCTGCGCAACCGCATCGAGCTCTATCCCGAGGGGTTCCTGGTGGCCGAATGGGAAGGCCGCGTGGTCGCCCAGGTGAACTCGGGCGCAACCGACAAGGACGACATCACGGACGAGGAGTTCAAGCAGCTCATCGGGCACGACCCGGAGGGCCGCCACATGGTCATCTTCTCCCTGTCCGTGCACCCGGATTTCCAGAAGCGCGGCATCGCCGGGAAGCTGCTGGCCAACTTCATCGAGCACGCCGGGGACATGGGCAAGTCCGACATCAAGCTGTTGTGCAAGGAGGAGCTTCTGCCCTTCTACGCCCACTTCGGCTTTACGGACGACGGCCTGTCGTCGTCCACCCACGGCGGCGCGGCCTGGCACGCCATGAGCCTGCGCCTGCAGGACTGA
- a CDS encoding HAMP domain-containing histidine kinase — protein MSRTQCEPREGLRFFGRISASVSHEIKNVFAVINEAAGLIEDFTLMAGRGVPLQPERLKSAANSIQGQIKRGDAIVRNMNAFAHSTDEDVREVNLVEALRLAADLTARFADMRQIRLTVGESEPASMVACPFDLTRLLHSSIVAAFDSMQPGDTLAVSVSPYGGGASFSLSVPGKDAPLKNDEPFAELARAMNARVEVDEKTGTSQLLLADKGAPA, from the coding sequence ATGAGCCGGACCCAATGCGAGCCCCGAGAGGGACTGCGATTTTTCGGACGCATCAGCGCGTCCGTGTCCCACGAGATCAAGAACGTGTTCGCCGTGATCAACGAGGCTGCCGGCCTGATCGAGGACTTCACGCTCATGGCCGGGCGCGGAGTGCCCCTTCAGCCGGAGCGGCTCAAGAGCGCGGCCAATTCCATCCAGGGCCAGATCAAACGCGGCGACGCCATCGTCAGGAACATGAACGCGTTCGCCCATTCCACGGACGAGGACGTCCGCGAGGTGAACCTTGTCGAGGCCCTCAGGCTGGCGGCGGACCTGACCGCCCGTTTCGCCGACATGCGCCAGATCAGGCTGACCGTGGGCGAGAGCGAACCCGCGTCCATGGTTGCCTGCCCCTTTGATCTGACGCGGCTGCTGCACTCCTCAATAGTGGCGGCCTTCGATTCCATGCAACCGGGCGACACGCTGGCGGTCAGCGTTTCCCCGTATGGCGGCGGCGCATCGTTCTCCCTTTCCGTGCCCGGAAAGGATGCGCCGCTGAAGAATGACGAGCCGTTCGCCGAACTGGCCCGGGCCATGAACGCCCGCGTCGAGGTGGACGAAAAGACCGGGACCAGCCAGTTGTTGCTTGCGGACAAGGGCGCTCCCGCGTAA
- a CDS encoding TetR/AcrR family transcriptional regulator, producing MKKKESILKVATFMFAHKGFADTSGQELARLTGVAEGTIFYHFKTKEGLLLAILEKTRDEIVDQFERFFENRPFKSGLEMTEEVISFYLYLAGLMEDKFLLLHRHFLYQFSESNPEFRGNLEDIYNCLVDIFEKAIVTGLEDGSISQEILPRKSALILFTMADGLVRFKNYNLYDAGALFNELMRACRRMLQA from the coding sequence ATGAAGAAGAAGGAATCCATCCTCAAGGTCGCCACGTTCATGTTCGCGCACAAGGGGTTCGCGGACACGTCCGGGCAGGAACTTGCCCGCCTCACCGGGGTGGCCGAGGGGACGATTTTCTATCACTTCAAGACCAAAGAGGGGTTGTTGCTGGCGATCCTGGAAAAAACCAGGGACGAGATAGTGGACCAGTTCGAACGGTTCTTCGAGAACAGGCCGTTCAAGTCCGGTCTCGAGATGACGGAGGAGGTCATCTCGTTCTACCTCTATCTGGCAGGCCTGATGGAAGACAAGTTCCTTTTGCTGCACCGCCACTTTCTCTACCAGTTCTCCGAGTCCAACCCGGAGTTCAGGGGGAACCTCGAGGATATCTACAATTGCCTCGTGGACATCTTCGAGAAGGCCATCGTGACGGGGCTGGAGGACGGTTCCATCAGCCAGGAAATCCTTCCCAGGAAATCGGCGCTCATTCTGTTCACGATGGCTGATGGTCTGGTTCGGTTCAAAAACTACAACCTGTACGATGCGGGCGCGCTGTTCAACGAGTTGATGCGGGCGTGCCGCAGGATGCTGCAGGCGTAA
- a CDS encoding response regulator, protein MKVLLVDDEVELVSAMAERLGFRDVDADWTDNGESALAMAEETDYDVAVLDMKMPRLSGLELMELLADRHPDMKFIFLSGHGSEADFKAGCAAGCNYLIKPIQLEDLVALIRKVAA, encoded by the coding sequence ATGAAAGTACTGCTGGTTGACGACGAAGTGGAACTGGTTTCCGCCATGGCCGAGCGGCTCGGGTTCCGGGACGTGGACGCGGACTGGACGGACAACGGTGAATCCGCCCTGGCCATGGCCGAGGAGACCGATTACGACGTGGCCGTCCTGGACATGAAGATGCCCAGGCTGAGCGGACTGGAACTCATGGAGCTGCTGGCGGACAGGCACCCGGACATGAAGTTCATCTTCCTGTCCGGCCACGGCTCGGAAGCGGATTTCAAGGCGGGCTGCGCCGCGGGCTGCAATTACCTGATCAAGCCCATCCAGCTTGAGGACCTCGTCGCCCTGATCCGCAAGGTGGCGGCGTAA
- a CDS encoding response regulator, which produces MAEKVLLIDDEVEFLEALSERMEIRGMDVTTAENASAAVSAINSGDFDAIVLDLQMPDMNGIDMLKIIRKTNPDMQVILLTGQATLEAGIQAMKLGAMDFMEKPADIDALTDKIKKAQAKKMVIVEKKTEKKVNDILKSKGW; this is translated from the coding sequence ATGGCAGAAAAAGTACTGCTTATCGATGATGAAGTGGAATTCCTCGAGGCCCTGTCCGAACGGATGGAGATCCGGGGCATGGATGTGACCACGGCCGAGAACGCCAGCGCGGCGGTCAGCGCGATCAATTCCGGCGATTTCGACGCCATCGTGCTGGACCTGCAGATGCCGGACATGAACGGCATCGACATGCTCAAGATCATTCGGAAGACCAACCCGGACATGCAGGTCATCCTGCTCACGGGCCAGGCCACCCTGGAAGCGGGCATTCAGGCCATGAAGCTCGGCGCCATGGATTTCATGGAGAAGCCCGCGGACATCGACGCCCTGACCGACAAGATCAAGAAGGCCCAGGCCAAGAAGATGGTCATCGTGGAAAAGAAGACCGAGAAGAAGGTCAACGACATCCTCAAATCCAAGGGGTGGTAA
- a CDS encoding response regulator: protein MSVITVFNGLFCEAGVVVKRVLDATDCRLVTDQEIVADASRLSGMAEDRIARAFQAKASVFNSFSHEKEQAIAWMRLAVAERLVEDENLIIPGFASQLPDPSIGHILKVCLISDRKARVAVAEREEGFADKHAMKLIRKDDEDRAAWVKALRDVDDPWSGTLYDLVLPVASTGVERSADLIVEQLSNAAVKVTDKTRAAVRDFLLAARVETVLAKEGHSVQVSSRKGTVTLTINKHVLLLEKLERELKSIVSGLDGVLAVEAQVGKGFHQTDIYRKMDFDLPSKVLLVDDEREFVQTLSERLMMRDMGSAVVYDGESALNLVRDDEPEVMILDLKMPGIDGIEVLRRVKSEHPDIEVIILTGHGSEADRKVCMDLGAFAYLHKPVDIDVLSETLKAANEKIRAEK from the coding sequence ATGTCTGTCATCACCGTATTCAACGGACTGTTTTGCGAAGCCGGCGTGGTGGTCAAGCGCGTGCTCGACGCCACGGACTGCCGGTTGGTAACCGACCAGGAGATCGTGGCCGACGCCTCGCGCCTGTCGGGCATGGCCGAGGACCGCATCGCCCGCGCCTTCCAGGCCAAGGCCTCGGTCTTCAACAGCTTCAGCCACGAGAAGGAGCAGGCCATCGCCTGGATGCGCCTGGCCGTGGCCGAACGGCTGGTCGAGGACGAGAATCTGATCATTCCCGGGTTCGCCTCCCAGCTGCCCGATCCGTCCATCGGCCATATCCTCAAGGTCTGCCTGATCTCCGACCGCAAGGCGCGGGTGGCCGTGGCCGAGCGCGAGGAGGGGTTCGCCGACAAGCACGCCATGAAGCTCATCCGCAAGGACGATGAGGACCGCGCCGCCTGGGTCAAGGCCCTGCGCGACGTGGACGACCCCTGGTCCGGGACCCTTTACGATCTGGTCCTGCCCGTGGCTTCCACCGGCGTGGAGCGCTCGGCCGACCTCATCGTCGAGCAGCTTTCCAACGCCGCGGTCAAGGTCACGGACAAGACCCGCGCGGCCGTGCGGGACTTCCTCCTGGCCGCCCGGGTGGAGACCGTGCTGGCCAAGGAGGGCCACAGCGTCCAGGTCTCGTCCCGCAAGGGCACCGTCACCCTGACCATCAACAAGCACGTCCTGCTGCTGGAGAAGCTGGAGCGCGAACTCAAGTCCATCGTCTCCGGCCTGGACGGCGTCCTGGCCGTGGAGGCCCAGGTGGGCAAGGGATTCCACCAGACCGACATCTACCGCAAGATGGACTTCGACCTGCCCTCCAAGGTCCTGCTGGTGGACGACGAGCGCGAATTCGTCCAGACCCTGTCCGAAAGACTGATGATGCGTGACATGGGCTCGGCCGTGGTCTATGATGGGGAGTCCGCCCTGAACCTGGTCAGGGACGACGAACCCGAGGTCATGATCCTCGATCTGAAGATGCCCGGCATCGACGGCATCGAGGTCCTGCGCCGCGTCAAGAGCGAGCACCCGGACATCGAGGTCATCATCCTGACAGGCCACGGCTCGGAGGCGGACCGCAAGGTGTGCATGGACCTGGGCGCGTTCGCCTACCTGCACAAGCCCGTGGACATCGACGTCCTGAGCGAGACGCTCAAGGCCGCCAACGAAAAGATCAGGGCCGAAAAGTAA
- a CDS encoding SulP family inorganic anion transporter gives MLSRIFPFIGWFKGYNMAAFRADAIAGLTVALVLIPQSMAYAQLAGMPAYYGLYASFLPPLVAALFGSSRQLATGPVAVVSLMTSASLEPLATAGSEGYIAYAILLALMVGMFQFLLGVLKLGLVVNFLSHPVVNGFTNAAAIIIASSQFSKMFGVYVDGAEHHYETIIRVVESAVHYTHWPTLGMGALAFCIMVGLKRVNPKIPNVLVAVVVTTALSWGLGFNHDTKASVEAIRVPAVHEAVVGFNATVDAMDALALERTDLGKRLEAAKESGDPLAVLDIQHGQNVISVKMTALKEKAHELRTELRETLLSGVEESGGGMLFFARGAVPDGMADDGRTWRIKVGNTKLDAASLKMMGGGAVVGVVPSGIPSITMPSLDLKVMLHLIPFAAIISLLGFMEAISIAKAMAAKTGQRLDPNQELIGQGLANMIGACGKSYPASGSFSRSAVNLQAGAVSGMSSVFTSLMVVIALLFFTPLLYHLPQAVLAAVIMMAVIGLINASGFIHAWKAQWYDGAISILSFVCTLAFAPHLDKGIMVGVVLSLLVFLYKSMRPRVANLSRTEDESLRDATAFGLKECQHISLVRFDGPLFFANASFLEDQITERLMGNDKLRHIIIVANGINDMDASGEEALSLIVDRVRSRGLDISLCGVNEAVMAVLERTHLLEKIGKDHVYATMESAICATHESAHRDGDEDSCPLTTVCRLA, from the coding sequence ATGCTTTCACGAATATTCCCCTTTATCGGCTGGTTCAAAGGGTACAACATGGCGGCGTTCCGCGCCGACGCCATTGCGGGGCTGACCGTTGCCCTGGTGCTCATTCCGCAATCCATGGCCTATGCGCAGCTGGCGGGCATGCCCGCCTACTACGGCCTGTACGCGTCCTTCCTGCCGCCCCTGGTGGCCGCCCTGTTCGGTTCGAGCCGCCAGCTGGCCACCGGCCCCGTGGCCGTGGTCTCGCTCATGACCTCGGCCTCCCTCGAACCCCTGGCCACGGCGGGCAGCGAAGGGTACATCGCCTACGCCATCCTGCTGGCCCTGATGGTCGGCATGTTCCAGTTCCTGCTCGGCGTGCTCAAGCTCGGCCTGGTGGTCAACTTCCTGTCCCACCCGGTGGTCAACGGCTTCACCAACGCCGCGGCGATCATCATCGCCTCGTCCCAGTTTTCCAAGATGTTCGGCGTCTACGTGGACGGTGCCGAGCACCACTACGAGACCATCATCCGCGTGGTCGAGAGCGCCGTTCACTACACCCACTGGCCCACGCTGGGCATGGGCGCACTGGCCTTCTGCATCATGGTCGGCCTCAAGCGCGTCAATCCCAAGATCCCCAACGTGCTGGTGGCCGTCGTCGTGACCACGGCCCTGTCCTGGGGCCTGGGCTTCAACCACGACACCAAGGCCTCGGTGGAGGCCATCCGCGTTCCGGCCGTGCACGAGGCCGTGGTCGGCTTCAACGCCACCGTGGACGCCATGGACGCCCTGGCCCTGGAGCGCACCGACCTGGGCAAGCGGTTGGAAGCGGCCAAGGAGAGCGGCGATCCGCTGGCGGTCCTGGATATCCAGCACGGCCAGAACGTCATCTCCGTGAAGATGACCGCCCTCAAGGAAAAGGCCCACGAACTGCGCACCGAACTTCGTGAGACCCTGCTTTCGGGCGTGGAGGAGTCCGGCGGCGGAATGCTTTTCTTCGCCCGGGGGGCCGTCCCGGACGGCATGGCCGACGACGGCCGGACCTGGCGCATCAAGGTCGGCAACACCAAGCTCGACGCCGCCTCCCTGAAGATGATGGGCGGCGGGGCCGTGGTCGGCGTCGTGCCCTCGGGCATCCCGTCCATCACCATGCCGTCGCTCGACCTCAAGGTCATGCTGCACCTGATCCCGTTCGCGGCGATCATCTCCCTGCTCGGTTTCATGGAGGCCATCTCCATCGCCAAGGCCATGGCCGCCAAGACCGGCCAGCGGCTGGACCCCAACCAGGAGCTCATCGGCCAGGGGCTGGCCAACATGATCGGCGCCTGCGGCAAGAGCTACCCGGCCTCGGGCTCGTTCTCGCGTTCGGCGGTCAACCTGCAGGCGGGCGCGGTCTCCGGCATGTCCAGCGTGTTCACCTCGCTCATGGTCGTCATCGCGCTGCTCTTCTTCACCCCGCTGCTCTACCACCTGCCCCAGGCCGTGCTGGCCGCGGTCATCATGATGGCCGTCATCGGGCTGATCAACGCCTCGGGCTTCATCCACGCCTGGAAGGCCCAGTGGTATGACGGGGCCATCTCCATCCTGTCCTTCGTCTGCACCCTGGCCTTCGCCCCGCATCTGGACAAGGGCATCATGGTCGGCGTGGTCCTGTCGCTGCTGGTCTTCCTGTACAAGTCCATGCGCCCGCGCGTGGCCAACCTGTCCCGCACCGAGGACGAGTCCCTGCGCGACGCCACGGCCTTCGGGCTCAAGGAGTGCCAGCACATCTCCCTGGTCCGCTTCGACGGCCCGCTCTTCTTCGCCAACGCCAGCTTCCTGGAGGATCAGATCACCGAGCGGCTGATGGGCAACGACAAGCTCAGGCACATCATCATCGTGGCCAACGGTATCAACGACATGGACGCATCGGGCGAGGAGGCCCTGTCGCTCATCGTCGACCGGGTCCGCTCCCGGGGGCTGGACATCTCCCTGTGCGGTGTGAACGAGGCGGTCATGGCCGTGCTCGAACGCACCCACCTGCTGGAGAAGATCGGCAAGGACCATGTCTACGCGACCATGGAGAGCGCCATCTGCGCCACGCACGAGAGTGCCCACCGCGACGGCGACGAAGATAGCTGTCCCCTCACCACCGTTTGCCGCCTGGCCTAA